One Haloimpatiens massiliensis genomic region harbors:
- a CDS encoding cation-translocating P-type ATPase, producing the protein MERNIIGGLNSSEVKNLQERYGLNEFVKEKKASAIKKFFGVFKEPMFLLLVGTAILYLLLGDAQEACIMLVFVVFVASITFIQEWKTEKTLNALKELTTPEVIVLRDEEKKTIKSFELVPGDIVYLKEGERIPADCEVLEVSNFSVDESVLTGEAEPVFKVVKEEELENNSCEYWRKDRVYAGTLSIFGTCTARVVNTGFNSEYGKISKAVSEAKEELSPLQKKTQYLVKSLAIAGFCLCLLVIGLTYLYNHNIIQSILSGITLAMAIIPEEFPVVLTVFLSLGAFRLAKNNTLMRKISAVETLGAATVLAVDKTGTITKNSMEVKKVLYKNNIINIEDLNDKELSNLMIRSCQQDPYDPMEKAIVNSAKKCINSMKELGENTKDYIDNMAKSKDSKDFGCHIEIVNKIPFDPKTKRMANIYKEDEDNFYVAAKGSPGTILPLCNLSREEEKKVEKHVDKMAEKGLRVLAFADGHSREVKDDLEEYTLEFKGLVGLQDPPKEGVKEAINLCREAGIRVIMITGDYSKTAMAIGNEIGLSFNNCAITGEAMDCMTDDELCEAVKGCDVFSRVVPEHKMRIIKALKKNGDIVAMTGDGVNDAPALKSADIGVAMGKRGTDVAKEAAHMVLMDDNFTTIVKSVKDGRRIYDNIRKAMVYIMIIHIPIVALALFSPIFNLPQVLLPVHIVLLELIIDPTCSLVFEGEEAERDIMQKPPRSPKEPLVTAGMLSKVLSQGIIMFLASFLPFHYLVDNGVHVDAARSFSLITLVMSNVIMVLVNRSNTEYLIHIFKEKQNTARLVVNALALVMVLVIVYVPIFHTIFNTRSLNFNMFLLSSLTGILAGIWWEAVKFIKNKKTEK; encoded by the coding sequence AAGGAATATTATTGGGGGTTTAAATTCTAGTGAAGTAAAGAATCTTCAAGAAAGGTATGGATTAAATGAGTTTGTAAAAGAAAAAAAAGCTAGTGCCATAAAAAAATTCTTTGGGGTATTTAAAGAGCCTATGTTTTTATTATTAGTGGGTACAGCCATATTGTATTTATTATTAGGAGATGCTCAAGAAGCTTGTATAATGTTAGTGTTTGTAGTGTTTGTAGCTTCCATAACCTTTATACAGGAATGGAAAACAGAAAAAACTTTAAATGCACTAAAGGAATTAACAACTCCAGAAGTTATAGTACTTCGTGATGAAGAGAAAAAGACTATAAAGAGCTTTGAACTTGTACCAGGTGACATAGTATATTTAAAAGAAGGAGAAAGGATACCTGCTGACTGTGAAGTTTTAGAAGTATCTAATTTTTCTGTAGATGAATCTGTTTTAACTGGTGAAGCAGAACCAGTTTTTAAAGTTGTTAAAGAGGAAGAATTAGAAAATAATTCTTGTGAATATTGGAGAAAAGATAGAGTTTATGCAGGTACTTTAAGTATATTTGGTACATGTACTGCTAGGGTTGTAAATACAGGATTTAATTCTGAATACGGAAAGATAAGTAAGGCAGTCAGTGAGGCCAAAGAAGAATTATCTCCACTTCAAAAGAAAACACAGTATTTAGTAAAGTCACTTGCTATAGCTGGATTTTGCTTATGCTTATTGGTTATAGGACTAACGTATTTATATAATCACAATATTATACAAAGCATTCTTTCAGGTATAACTTTAGCTATGGCAATAATCCCTGAAGAATTTCCTGTAGTTTTAACTGTATTTTTATCCTTAGGAGCCTTTAGATTGGCTAAAAATAATACTCTCATGAGAAAAATTTCTGCAGTGGAGACCTTGGGAGCTGCTACAGTTTTAGCTGTAGATAAAACTGGAACCATAACTAAAAACTCCATGGAAGTTAAAAAAGTGCTTTATAAGAACAATATAATTAATATAGAAGATCTAAATGATAAGGAACTTAGCAATTTAATGATAAGATCTTGCCAGCAGGATCCATATGACCCTATGGAAAAAGCTATAGTAAATAGTGCAAAAAAGTGTATAAATAGTATGAAAGAATTGGGGGAAAATACAAAAGATTATATTGATAATATGGCAAAATCTAAAGATAGTAAGGATTTTGGTTGTCATATAGAAATAGTTAACAAAATACCATTTGATCCCAAAACAAAAAGAATGGCTAATATATATAAAGAAGATGAAGATAACTTCTATGTAGCGGCTAAGGGCTCACCAGGGACAATATTACCTTTGTGCAATCTTAGTAGGGAAGAAGAAAAAAAAGTAGAGAAACATGTAGATAAAATGGCTGAAAAAGGCTTAAGGGTACTAGCTTTTGCAGATGGACATAGTAGAGAAGTTAAAGACGATTTAGAAGAATACACTTTAGAGTTTAAGGGTTTAGTAGGACTTCAAGATCCTCCAAAAGAAGGGGTAAAAGAGGCCATAAATTTATGTAGAGAAGCTGGCATTAGAGTAATAATGATAACAGGAGATTATAGTAAAACTGCTATGGCTATAGGAAATGAAATAGGGCTTTCATTCAATAATTGTGCTATAACTGGAGAAGCAATGGATTGCATGACAGATGATGAACTATGTGAAGCTGTAAAGGGATGCGATGTATTTTCACGTGTGGTTCCAGAGCATAAAATGAGAATAATAAAGGCTTTAAAGAAAAATGGAGATATTGTAGCTATGACAGGAGATGGCGTAAATGACGCACCAGCCCTTAAGAGTGCGGACATTGGAGTTGCTATGGGTAAAAGAGGAACGGATGTAGCTAAGGAAGCTGCACATATGGTATTAATGGATGACAATTTTACTACTATAGTTAAGTCAGTTAAAGATGGAAGAAGAATTTATGATAATATAAGAAAAGCTATGGTTTATATAATGATAATTCACATTCCAATTGTTGCATTAGCATTATTTTCACCTATTTTTAATTTACCTCAAGTGCTTTTGCCTGTGCACATAGTACTTTTAGAGCTTATAATTGATCCTACTTGTTCATTGGTATTTGAAGGAGAAGAGGCAGAACGAGATATAATGCAAAAACCGCCAAGATCTCCAAAGGAACCTTTAGTTACAGCAGGTATGTTATCTAAAGTTTTATCTCAAGGGATAATAATGTTTTTAGCGTCATTTCTTCCATTTCACTACTTAGTAGATAATGGAGTTCATGTAGATGCAGCTAGAAGTTTCTCGCTAATTACATTAGTTATGTCCAATGTAATCATGGTTTTGGTAAATAGATCTAACACTGAATATTTGATTCACATATTTAAGGAAAAACAAAATACTGCCAGATTAGTCGTGAATGCTCTTGCTTTAGTGATGGTTTTAGTTATAGTGTATGTTCCGATATTTCATACTATATTTAATACTAGAAGTTTAAATTTTAATATGTTTTTGTTATCTTCCTTAACAGGAATATTAGCAGGCATATGGTGGGAAGCAGTAAAATTTATAAAAAATAAAAAGACAGAAAAATAA
- a CDS encoding cupin domain-containing protein, protein MNKHFIKNIDFAKPLEMEALVDYQEGRVISRTLAQGRPLSVTLFAFDKGEEISSHSAGGDAMVYILDGEAEITIGEEKFNVKKGETIVMPAQVPHALLATERFKMLLTVVFSLE, encoded by the coding sequence ATGAACAAACATTTTATAAAAAACATAGATTTTGCAAAACCGTTAGAAATGGAAGCACTTGTGGATTATCAAGAAGGAAGAGTTATAAGTAGAACTTTAGCACAGGGAAGACCTTTAAGTGTTACATTATTTGCTTTTGATAAAGGCGAGGAAATAAGTTCCCATTCAGCTGGTGGAGATGCTATGGTTTACATATTAGATGGTGAAGCTGAAATAACTATAGGAGAAGAAAAGTTCAATGTTAAAAAGGGAGAAACTATAGTCATGCCTGCTCAAGTACCACATGCATTGTTAGCCACAGAAAGATTTAAGATGCTTTTGACTGTGGTATTTAGCTTAGAGTAA
- a CDS encoding IS701 family transposase produces the protein MSTENNIPYNKEINNFIIKLGLSLYLTLPQLKHVCEFIFAAVGRGYDGKVIHIAESCYQSTYRTSIGQFLSKSPWNEDYILRALQKFAVNKIWQLSRDTGKPIYVIIDDTICKKTKPSSRAKNPIEKCQFHQSHLENKKVYGHQVVGALLQCGDVTIPYQLTLYDKTKVDKDNKKFTKINIAVNIISSLPEPPIQGFVLGDSWYSAEIIIKTAKAKGFEYIGALKTNRIIYPKCSRMNHKINGFAKTINKEDFHLVTVNKHSYYVYRYEGKINGFKNVVILISYPKEALYNEKALKSFISTDINLTTEEILFQYRERWTIEVFFRQNKMELGFDNYQVRGEKAIKRFWILTQLTYLYCTCCISTDCSKFGEGLKIARKQSQQEVIAWVYSQYKKGVSLNAIFDTLKLSHNKCA, from the coding sequence ATGTCTACAGAAAATAATATACCATATAATAAAGAGATTAACAATTTCATAATTAAACTTGGATTATCATTATATTTAACACTGCCTCAATTAAAACATGTTTGTGAATTTATCTTTGCAGCCGTAGGTCGTGGGTATGATGGCAAAGTTATTCATATAGCTGAAAGTTGCTATCAGAGTACTTATAGAACATCCATAGGTCAATTTTTATCCAAAAGCCCATGGAATGAAGATTATATTTTGAGAGCATTACAAAAGTTCGCAGTTAATAAAATTTGGCAGTTATCTCGTGATACAGGAAAGCCTATTTATGTGATTATTGATGATACTATCTGTAAGAAGACAAAGCCTTCGTCACGGGCTAAAAATCCTATAGAAAAGTGTCAATTTCATCAATCACATTTAGAAAATAAAAAAGTCTATGGACACCAAGTTGTAGGTGCTTTACTACAATGTGGCGATGTTACAATTCCTTATCAGCTAACGCTTTATGATAAGACTAAAGTCGATAAAGACAATAAAAAATTTACTAAGATTAATATTGCTGTAAATATAATATCTTCATTACCCGAACCACCTATTCAAGGTTTCGTCTTAGGGGATAGTTGGTATAGTGCTGAAATAATTATAAAAACAGCAAAGGCAAAAGGCTTTGAATATATAGGAGCGTTAAAAACTAATAGAATTATATACCCAAAATGCTCGCGCATGAATCATAAAATTAATGGTTTTGCCAAAACTATAAACAAGGAAGACTTTCACCTCGTAACAGTGAATAAGCACTCTTACTATGTTTATAGATATGAGGGCAAAATCAATGGTTTTAAAAATGTTGTAATTCTTATTAGTTATCCTAAAGAAGCTCTCTATAATGAAAAAGCATTAAAATCTTTTATATCAACAGATATAAATCTCACAACAGAAGAAATACTTTTTCAATACCGTGAACGTTGGACAATTGAAGTATTTTTCCGTCAAAATAAGATGGAATTAGGTTTTGATAATTATCAAGTTCGTGGTGAAAAAGCCATAAAGAGATTTTGGATTTTAACTCAATTGACTTATCTTTATTGTACTTGTTGCATAAGCACAGATTGTTCTAAATTTGGAGAAGGTTTAAAAATAGCTCGTAAACAATCCCAACAAGAAGTAATTGCTTGGGTATATTCTCAATATAAAAAAGGAGTTAGTTTAAATGCTATTTTTGATACTCTTAAATTATCACACAATAAGTGTGCTTAA
- a CDS encoding MFS transporter, which translates to METSTIKDKKLISQLFLCKNYTVLLIANFVSRFGDSVDSIAYGWMVYMLTGSKILLGSIFAVNAIPNIVFGPFAGVLADRLDKRKLVIMSYIGRGLIVSVTALLFLMGKLHVWHLFLFTTLNSTLETLMSPAVMSIMPLILQKDQFLSANSFATSAYKFAELIGTALAGAIIALFGISGAIFIDAGTFFFAGFLMIFMNLPKDEVKAEKMNIKNYVEDLKVGFIYVKENKLIRNVLILFAIINFGLSPISVLLPVFTKDILKGGAETLSYIGVAISLGTILGGLIIGKFGSKVKMTLLIIIGFFVMGITYALMYLPGNIVGIGQSVTILTISCFFVFGFVMPVVSAPIQSYFMMNTEKQIIGRVSSFMVMITYATIPLGNALTGVVTEYVSMSLLFLIMGIFICLVSISLKVFKILETDKAV; encoded by the coding sequence ATGGAGACAAGTACTATAAAAGACAAAAAACTTATTAGTCAGCTATTTTTATGTAAAAACTACACGGTTCTATTAATAGCTAATTTTGTTTCGAGATTTGGAGATTCTGTAGATAGTATAGCTTACGGATGGATGGTTTACATGCTTACAGGGTCAAAGATTTTACTAGGAAGTATCTTTGCAGTAAATGCCATACCCAACATAGTTTTTGGGCCTTTTGCAGGTGTATTGGCAGACAGATTGGACAAAAGAAAATTAGTAATAATGAGCTATATAGGAAGAGGGTTAATTGTATCTGTAACGGCACTGTTATTTTTAATGGGAAAACTTCATGTATGGCATTTATTTTTATTTACCACATTAAATTCTACATTGGAAACTCTTATGTCTCCAGCCGTAATGTCTATAATGCCATTGATATTACAGAAGGACCAATTTCTTTCAGCAAATTCTTTTGCTACTTCTGCATATAAATTTGCAGAACTTATAGGTACTGCTTTAGCTGGAGCAATTATTGCCTTATTTGGCATATCAGGAGCAATTTTTATAGATGCAGGAACATTTTTCTTTGCAGGTTTTTTAATGATTTTTATGAATTTGCCTAAGGATGAAGTGAAAGCAGAGAAAATGAATATTAAAAATTATGTTGAAGACTTAAAAGTTGGCTTTATATATGTTAAAGAAAATAAACTGATAAGAAATGTATTAATTTTATTTGCCATAATTAATTTTGGTTTGTCACCTATTTCAGTATTGCTACCGGTGTTTACAAAAGACATACTAAAAGGTGGCGCGGAAACATTAAGTTATATTGGTGTGGCTATTTCCTTAGGAACCATATTAGGTGGATTAATTATAGGGAAGTTTGGTTCCAAGGTTAAAATGACTTTATTAATAATAATAGGATTTTTCGTAATGGGTATAACTTACGCATTGATGTACTTACCTGGTAATATAGTGGGAATTGGGCAGTCAGTTACCATATTAACTATATCATGCTTTTTCGTATTTGGATTTGTAATGCCGGTAGTATCAGCTCCTATTCAATCATACTTTATGATGAATACTGAAAAACAGATAATAGGCCGCGTAAGCTCTTTTATGGTAATGATAACTTATGCTACAATTCCTTTAGGTAATGCATTAACGGGAGTAGTAACTGAATATGTATCTATGTCGTTGTTATTTCTGATTATGGGGATCTTTATATGTTTAGTATCAATATCCTTAAAGGTTTTTAAAATTTTGGAAACTGACAAAGCTGTTTAA
- a CDS encoding acyl-CoA dehydratase activase, giving the protein MNYYFLGMDAGSTYLKAALIKDEEIISTAVLPTGIDCEKTAETLMNNIYTEAGINQNQIKAITATGYSRRNIEVADSTISEITAHAKGVKLTSPSGICPRLLIDIGGQDSKIISLNADGQIINFTMNDKCAAGTGKFLEVVADLLETSIDQIASLAKKSENPCQINSTCAVFAQTEVISLLAQKKSRNDILAGMHRSMANRIAKLARKYKSNGDILMTGGGAKNEALRLALEDELLCDIHEANYPQFNGAIGAALIGKQNYEKNKTLND; this is encoded by the coding sequence ATGAATTACTATTTTTTGGGAATGGATGCAGGATCAACTTACTTAAAGGCGGCACTGATAAAGGACGAAGAAATAATCTCCACAGCCGTACTGCCCACTGGGATAGACTGTGAAAAAACCGCTGAAACACTCATGAATAACATCTATACAGAAGCCGGTATTAATCAAAATCAAATTAAAGCAATTACTGCTACTGGCTACAGCCGACGAAATATTGAAGTCGCCGATAGTACAATTTCTGAAATAACCGCCCATGCCAAGGGGGTGAAACTAACATCCCCTTCTGGAATATGTCCTCGTCTTTTAATCGATATTGGGGGGCAGGACAGCAAAATTATAAGCCTTAATGCTGACGGACAAATTATCAATTTTACAATGAATGATAAATGTGCTGCCGGTACCGGAAAATTTTTAGAAGTGGTTGCTGATTTGTTGGAAACCTCAATTGATCAAATTGCTTCTCTAGCTAAAAAAAGTGAAAACCCCTGTCAAATCAATAGTACCTGTGCAGTTTTTGCACAAACAGAAGTCATTTCTCTTTTAGCACAGAAAAAAAGTCGTAACGACATTTTGGCAGGAATGCATCGCTCCATGGCAAACCGTATAGCTAAACTTGCCAGAAAATATAAATCCAACGGAGATATTTTGATGACCGGGGGCGGTGCTAAAAATGAAGCCCTGCGTTTAGCTTTGGAGGATGAATTATTGTGTGATATCCATGAAGCAAATTATCCTCAATTTAATGGAGCTATAGGTGCCGCTTTGATCGGAAAGCAAAATTATGAAAAAAATAAAACCCTAAATGATTAG
- a CDS encoding 4Fe-4S binding protein has translation MKNNKITLSRFLCLLIAALFFIFWIKGFSIVLLLVSLAFTLLFGRLWCGYICPLGFYQELLSRIRKRFRLPSIHLSPKTKGILKPIKYLVLAGFIANAVVLGVRPIIYLRPDLAIASPNLKIWDIVLMGIITGFCFFNERFFCKICPLGTLRGFANKISMGKIKKKGSACTHCRACYENCPMDIKEIFDDRSKTNFVHADCIYCMKCIEACPEPDVLSYTVAGKKLLSSKRKIK, from the coding sequence ATGAAAAATAACAAAATTACCTTATCTCGCTTCCTATGCTTGCTGATTGCCGCCCTCTTTTTCATATTTTGGATTAAGGGATTTAGCATAGTTCTTCTCTTGGTAAGCCTTGCTTTCACCTTGCTGTTCGGGCGTTTATGGTGCGGCTATATCTGCCCGTTAGGTTTTTATCAAGAACTTTTATCCCGTATCAGAAAGAGATTTCGTTTGCCGTCCATACACCTTTCTCCAAAAACAAAAGGTATTTTAAAACCGATAAAATACCTAGTACTGGCAGGATTTATTGCCAATGCCGTTGTATTGGGAGTCAGGCCTATTATTTATCTTCGACCTGACCTTGCGATAGCCAGCCCAAACCTCAAAATATGGGATATTGTTCTTATGGGAATTATCACAGGATTTTGCTTTTTCAATGAACGCTTTTTTTGTAAAATCTGCCCGCTGGGTACCTTAAGAGGGTTCGCAAATAAAATCAGCATGGGTAAAATTAAAAAGAAAGGATCAGCATGCACCCATTGTCGAGCTTGTTACGAGAATTGTCCTATGGATATTAAGGAAATTTTTGATGACAGAAGCAAAACAAATTTTGTTCATGCCGATTGTATCTACTGCATGAAATGTATTGAAGCCTGTCCTGAACCGGATGTGCTTTCCTATACCGTAGCCGGTAAAAAGCTCTTATCATCAAAGAGAAAGATTAAATAG
- a CDS encoding DUF3990 domain-containing protein, whose translation MIVYHGSYCIVDNPHVSFSRDALDFGKGFYVTRIKEQAINWTNKFKRRGKNGYLNIYKLDIDKVKEIYKVREFLSYDIEWLDFILGCRAGSNIYLQYHMVVGGIADDRVYNTIELYQDNLIEKDEALKRLQYYKPNQQICIINQEIIDRYLKYEESKEV comes from the coding sequence TTGATAGTATATCATGGTTCTTACTGTATTGTAGACAATCCTCATGTATCTTTTTCAAGGGATGCTTTAGATTTTGGTAAAGGTTTTTACGTAACGAGAATTAAAGAACAGGCAATTAATTGGACAAATAAATTTAAAAGAAGAGGAAAGAATGGATACTTAAATATATATAAATTAGATATAGATAAAGTTAAAGAAATATATAAGGTTAGAGAGTTTTTAAGTTATGATATAGAATGGCTAGATTTTATATTAGGATGTAGAGCAGGAAGTAATATTTATTTACAATACCACATGGTAGTAGGTGGGATAGCTGATGATCGAGTATATAATACAATAGAACTTTATCAGGATAATTTAATAGAAAAAGATGAAGCGTTGAAGAGACTACAATATTATAAACCTAATCAACAAATTTGTATTATTAATCAAGAAATTATTGATAGGTATTTAAAGTATGAAGAAAGTAAGGAAGTGTAG
- a CDS encoding ArsR/SmtB family transcription factor, which produces MSDKKVRTLTTMEEIKAISDPYRYRILKCFSDIKNPATVKQVADTLGEVPAKVYYHVKKLEKVGILRLSHTEEINGIIAKYYELVADSFDIKSTKEVEEPIKKLMLSESQKIIAEVFDNAKAEFLNQIDKYSNVTTKGEGDVRAASIYCSDDELLEFNNYINKFIDKHQKAGEDKEIKKYNVFFNLYRTVD; this is translated from the coding sequence ATGTCTGATAAAAAGGTTCGTACCCTAACTACTATGGAAGAAATAAAGGCTATTTCAGATCCATATAGATATAGAATTTTAAAATGTTTTTCAGATATAAAAAATCCAGCTACAGTAAAGCAAGTAGCAGATACATTAGGCGAAGTTCCAGCTAAGGTATATTATCATGTAAAAAAACTAGAGAAGGTGGGAATATTAAGACTTTCTCATACTGAGGAGATAAATGGAATTATAGCTAAGTATTATGAGTTGGTAGCTGATAGTTTTGATATAAAGAGTACTAAAGAGGTGGAGGAACCTATAAAGAAACTTATGTTATCTGAGAGCCAAAAAATAATAGCGGAAGTCTTTGATAATGCTAAGGCAGAATTTTTAAATCAAATAGATAAATACTCCAATGTAACTACTAAGGGTGAGGGAGACGTTAGGGCTGCTAGTATATATTGCAGTGATGATGAACTTTTAGAGTTCAATAATTATATAAATAAATTTATTGATAAACACCAAAAGGCGGGGGAAGATAAGGAAATTAAAAAATATAATGTATTTTTTAATTTATACAGAACAGTGGACTAA
- a CDS encoding Spo0E family sporulation regulatory protein-aspartic acid phosphatase, whose translation MLEDGRKNLTKQIEEVRGLLNNLVCKRDKIGLDEQILRVSRQLDDLIATYMG comes from the coding sequence ATGTTAGAAGATGGCAGAAAGAATTTAACAAAACAAATAGAGGAGGTGAGAGGTTTATTAAATAATTTAGTATGTAAAAGAGATAAAATAGGACTTGATGAACAAATACTTAGGGTAAGTAGGCAGTTAGATGATTTAATTGCCACCTATATGGGTTAG
- a CDS encoding DUF3791 domain-containing protein — protein MNERKLEFTIFCVESLAESLGINAKKVYKLIKDTNVLDDYIIPCYESLHSQSKHYIVQDLIEVLKERGALS, from the coding sequence GTGAATGAAAGGAAATTAGAGTTTACTATTTTTTGTGTTGAAAGCCTGGCAGAAAGCTTGGGAATAAATGCTAAAAAAGTATATAAACTAATTAAAGATACAAATGTCTTAGATGACTATATCATACCATGCTACGAATCATTACACTCTCAAAGTAAACACTATATAGTACAGGATTTAATTGAGGTATTGAAGGAAAGGGGAGCATTGAGTTGA
- a CDS encoding 2-hydroxyacyl-CoA dehydratase subunit D — translation MNEKALERFKRNVVRISSGTLNQLDNANDLQEMTYFTNILKNTFTDFSENPNTYIGSYCVMVPDELIYAFGYTPMRLCSGHNVAAMLGDELVPRDACPVIKASVGFQFMNILPIYKQCKAVILPLTCDGKKKSADILAKKLPVIPLPISTNKSVKGFDDDYKNLIALTKSLSSLTGRKLSNKKLIKAYKMIREAQDEVYLLTQLLAADHPLLKGSQFFAIVNSYNYANIEEWTMQLKKLNQILIRKKESIPIAKRKKVRVFLAGSPIMFPNFKIPFLLEKLGAHIVGDETCMSGRMLYDPVVPDNYSTDGILRALAARYISACTCPVFEQMDDAMLKLGERVKQTKAEGIIYHVLRGCTPYDFELSKVEKLAQKYNIPVLRIETDFSIEDLEQVKIRLEAFIEMLEQRR, via the coding sequence ATGAATGAAAAAGCATTAGAAAGATTTAAGCGAAACGTAGTGCGTATTTCCAGTGGTACATTGAATCAACTGGATAATGCGAACGACTTGCAGGAGATGACTTATTTTACAAATATACTTAAAAACACTTTTACAGACTTCTCTGAAAATCCAAACACCTATATAGGAAGCTATTGCGTAATGGTGCCGGATGAATTGATATATGCCTTTGGCTATACACCCATGCGATTATGCTCCGGACACAATGTAGCAGCAATGCTTGGAGATGAATTGGTACCAAGAGATGCCTGTCCAGTTATAAAGGCATCAGTAGGATTTCAATTTATGAATATTCTGCCTATCTACAAGCAATGTAAAGCTGTGATTTTGCCACTCACCTGTGACGGGAAAAAAAAGAGTGCTGATATTTTGGCAAAAAAATTGCCAGTTATTCCTCTGCCGATTTCTACAAATAAATCTGTGAAAGGGTTTGATGATGATTATAAAAATCTAATTGCTCTCACCAAATCCTTGTCCAGTCTTACAGGCAGAAAACTGTCCAATAAAAAGTTAATAAAAGCTTATAAAATGATTCGGGAAGCACAAGATGAGGTTTATCTACTGACTCAATTGCTTGCCGCTGATCATCCTCTGCTAAAAGGTAGTCAATTTTTTGCGATTGTTAACAGTTACAATTATGCCAACATTGAAGAATGGACGATGCAACTCAAAAAACTGAACCAGATACTGATTCGTAAAAAAGAATCAATACCCATAGCAAAGCGTAAAAAGGTCAGAGTTTTTTTAGCCGGCTCACCGATTATGTTTCCTAACTTTAAAATACCGTTTTTGCTTGAAAAACTTGGAGCTCATATTGTAGGTGATGAAACCTGTATGTCGGGAAGAATGCTTTATGATCCAGTTGTGCCGGATAATTACAGCACAGATGGTATTTTAAGAGCGTTAGCAGCACGGTATATTTCAGCATGCACTTGTCCTGTCTTTGAGCAAATGGACGATGCTATGTTGAAATTAGGGGAACGAGTGAAACAAACTAAGGCAGAGGGAATTATCTACCATGTTCTTCGCGGGTGCACACCTTATGATTTTGAATTGTCAAAAGTTGAAAAACTAGCACAAAAGTATAATATACCAGTTTTAAGGATAGAAACAGATTTTTCTATAGAGGATTTGGAGCAGGTCAAAATAAGATTGGAAGCATTTATAGAAATGCTTGAACAAAGGAGGTAA
- a CDS encoding nucleoside deaminase gives MQNYFMYEALMEAKKALELDEVPVGAIIVKDKNIIARAHNLRETLNDPTAHAEILAIRKASEILKSWRLNGCEMYVTLEPCPMCAGAITASRIKRIHIGTFDPTLGACGSVINIVQNPHLHTMIDVSWIYSEECSDLLKDFFKKKRNCI, from the coding sequence ATGCAAAATTATTTTATGTATGAAGCATTGATGGAAGCAAAGAAAGCATTAGAACTAGATGAGGTTCCTGTTGGAGCCATAATAGTTAAAGATAAGAATATAATAGCCAGAGCACATAATTTGAGGGAAACATTAAATGACCCCACTGCCCATGCAGAGATTTTAGCCATAAGGAAGGCTAGTGAAATTTTAAAGTCTTGGAGATTAAATGGATGTGAAATGTATGTAACTCTAGAACCATGTCCTATGTGTGCAGGAGCCATAACTGCTAGTAGAATCAAAAGAATACATATAGGTACTTTTGATCCTACTTTAGGGGCTTGCGGTTCTGTTATAAATATAGTTCAAAATCCACACTTGCATACCATGATAGATGTAAGTTGGATATATAGTGAAGAATGTAGTGATTTACTTAAGGATTTTTTTAAGAAAAAGAGAAATTGTATATAA